From the Cervus elaphus chromosome 20, mCerEla1.1, whole genome shotgun sequence genome, one window contains:
- the LOC122676627 gene encoding ATP synthase subunit g, mitochondrial-like, with the protein MAQFVRNLAEKAPALVNAGVTYSKPRLAMFWYYAKVELVPPIPAEIPTAIQSLKKIINSAKTGSFKQLTVKEALLNGLVATEVWMWFYVGEIIGKRGIIGYDV; encoded by the coding sequence ATGGCCCAGTTTGTCCGTAACCTCGCGGAGAAGGCCCCAGCGCTGGTCAACGCTGGTGTGACTTACTCAAAGCCTCGATTGGCCATGTTTTGGTACTATGCCAAGGTTGAGCTTGTTCCTCCAATCCCTGCTGAGATCCCTACAGCAATTCAGAGcttgaaaaaaattatcaacagTGCTAAAACCGGTAGCTTCAAACAGCTCACTGTTAAGGAAGCTCTACTGAATGGTTTGGTGGCCACTGAGGTGTGGATGTGGTTTTATGTTGGCGAGATCATAGGCAAGCGTGGCATCATTGGCTATGATGTTTGA